The Streptomyces showdoensis region GTCCCGCATCAGCCACACGTCGAGGACGGTCCTGCCGTTCCCGGTGGCGTCCGGCGAACCACCGGACGAGGAGCTGCAAGCGGTGAGCCCGGCACACAGCGCCACGACGCCGAGCAAGGCGGAAGAGCGGTTCTTCACGGTTCACTCCTGGAGAGCTGGAGAGCTGGAGAGCTGGAGAGCTGGAGAGCGGGAGGCGGAGCGGCACACGACGACCGAACCTCGACCTGACCAGTTGGCCTTACCAGTCGGTGCCGGGATGAAGGTGGCATGGACCAATGCCGCCGTCAACCCTCCGAGAAAAAAGCGCACTTGACCGCATCGCGCACGCCGGCAGTCGTCAACAGTCCGCCCCGGTCGTCGAATTCGATACCTGACCACCCAGCCAGTCACAGGCTGACCAGCTAGGATCAGCACCGAACCAGTGCCCGCCGCCGTCCGACGAGGAACGAGAGCCCTCCATGGAGATCGACGCCGCCGCCTCCGGTGCGCTGCTCAAGCGGGAACGCGTCCGCGACGCGATCCTCGAACTCATCGAGGCGCGGCGCCCCGGTGACGCCATCCCCTCCGAGCGCACCCTCTGCGCCGACCTGGGCGTCTCCCGCCCCACCCTCCGTGCCGCCGTCGACGAACTCGTCGTCGCCGGCCTGCTCGTCCGGGAGCACGGGCGCGGCATGTTCGTCGCCGCCGAGAAGATCAGCCAGGAACTCCTGCCGGACCAGCACGCCTTCACCCTGCCCCAGGCCTCGGGCGTCTGGACCAGCAGACTGCTGGAGCTGCGCACCCTCCCGGCCGGAGCCCGGGTGGGCCGCAAGCTCCGCGTGTCGCCGGCGGCGGAGATCCACTACGTTGCCCGGCTCCGCCTCGTCGACGGCGCACCCATCGCCATCGAGCACATCCACATCCCTGCGGCCCTCGCACCCGGCCTTACCAGTGACGAACTGGAGCAGGGCGACCTGTACCAGCACCTGGCCGGACACGGCGTCCACGTCAGCGAAGCCGTCCAGTCCATCGAGCCCACCGTGCTCACCGCCGCCGAAGGCGACGTTCTCGGGGTCCCGGAACTCTCGCCCGCCCTGCTCTTCGAACGCCTGACCCGCGACACGGGCAACCGTCCGGTGGAGTACGTGCACTCCCTGTACCGGGGCGACCGCTACCGCATCGTCTCCCGGCTCGCGCTCAGCCCCCAGCCCGCACCGCCGGCCCCGCGCGAAGGGCACCACCCCGGCATCCCGCCGAGCGACTTCACCATCGGCGACCCGGTCACCTTCTCCACGAGCGGGGTGGTCCAGAACACCCACTGAACCCGAGGGGCGCTTCCACCGGATCCGCCCGGGTCGTGGGGACGGGGCCCGCGACGGGGACGGGGCCGGCGACGGGTACGGGGCCGGCGACGGGTCCGAGGTCGGTCAGCGTCCGGCCTGGAGGCGGAGGCCCGCCAGAGTGAGGTCGAGGGCGGAGCGGAACTGGTCGACGTCGTCGTGACCGTCGAACTCGTCGACGATCTCGTGGACGAACGGAAACTCCTCCGGGGCGAGCTCGCGCCAGGTCCGGGCGAAGCGCCCGAGGAACGCGTCGCGGTCGACCGCGCCGTCGAGCACCTCCTGGGGCGGTTCCTGCCCCATGTCGACGGCGGATCCGACGACGACCCCGACGACGGCGGAGACGGCGTGGAAGCGTTGGCGGGCGGTGAGGTCCAGGCGCAGGGTCTGCCGGCCGAGCAGGTCGTAGATCCGTAGTGAGTTGCTCTGCACGTCGGTGTTGCGCATGAAGTACGCCCCGAGCCAGGGTCGGTGGACGACCGCCTCGAAGAGGGTGACGGCCATCGCCCGCAGGTCGTCGATCGGGTCCTCGCTCGGCGGGAGCTTCTCGAGGTCGGCGAGGACGCCGCCCATGACGTGGTCCGTGGCGAGGTCCAGCAGTTCGTCCTTGTTCGCGACGTACCAGTAGATGCTGGCCACGCCCCCTCCCAGGCGCTGGGCCAGGGCCCGGAACGTCAGCGCCGGCGCTCCCGCCTCGTCGAGCAGGGCGACCGCCTCGCCGAGGACGGACTCCATCGAGTGCGAAGCCCGTCGGCGACCCGCGCCGGGGCGGTTCTGCTGGCGTGCCATGACGTGTGCACCCCTCACCTTTGCTTCGGATCGAACGTTGTTCTATCGTAACGGATGGAACAGCGTTCGATACTCGAACCATGTTCGATCGAAAGGAGTGCGCGCCATGACCACCGCCACGCTCACCACCCCGCCCCGTACGTACCCGTCGCTGCGCGCGGCGTGGATCCCCCTGGCCGCGCTCTGCCTGGCCTTCTTCGTCGAGATGGTCGACAACACCCTGCTGTCGATCGCGCTGCCCACCATCGGCCGCGACCTGGGCGCGGGCACGACTGCGCTCCAGTGGGTGACGGGGGCCTACTCGCTCACCTTCGGCGGGCTCCTGCTCACCGCCGGCTCCATCGCGGACCGCTTCGGACGTCGGCGCGTGCTCCTGATCGGCCTCGCCGCCTTCGGCACGCTGAGCCTGGGCGTGCTCCTCGTCCACTCCGCGGGCGGACTCATCGCCCTGCGTGCGGGACTCGGCATCGCCGCCGCCGCGATGGCGCCGATCACGAACTCCCTCGTCTTCCGGCTCTTCGACGACAAGGCGCTCCGCATGCGCGCCATGACCGTGATGATCGTCGTCGGCATGTCCGGATTCGTCCTCGGCCCCCTCCTCGGCGGCACGGCGCTGGCGCACGTGTCCTGGGAGTGGCTGCTGCTCGTCAACGCCCCCATCGCGGTGATCGCCTGCGCCGGTGTGCGGCTCGGCGTTCCGGCCGACCGCCCGGAGGACCTGACCGAGGACACCCTCGACGTGCCCGGCGCCGTCCTGAGCGTCGCCGCCATCGGCCTCGCCTGCTACTCGCTGACCAGCGGCGTCGAACAGGGCTGGCTCTCCACGATCACCCTGGCCTCGGTCGTCGGAGCCCTCGCCGCGGCGATCTGGTTCGTCCGGCACGAGCGCCGAACGGCCGCGCCCATGCTCGACCTGAGCCTCTTCTCGCGCGGTACGGTCCGCGGCGCCGCCCTCGCGCAGACCGGCACGTCCATCGCCATGGCGAGCGTGATGTTCGGCCTGATCCTGCACTTCCAGTACGCGTACGGGTGGAGCCCCGTCCGGGCCGGCCTCGCCAACCTGCCGATCATCGCGACGATGCTCCTGGCGACTCCGCTGTCCGAGTGGCTCGCCCGCCGCTTCGGCCACCGCGTCGCCTGCCTGGTGGGGGCGGGCTTCCTCGCGGGCTCGCTGGCCGGGCTCGCCTGGGGCGTCGAGCACGGGTACGCCGTCATCGCGGTGTGCATGGTCCTGATGACCATCGGCCTGCGCACCGTCATGACGATCTGCGCGGTCGCCCTCGTCGACGCCATGCCGAGCAACCGCACCTCCATCGGCACAGCCCTCAACGACACCGCCCAAGAGGTGGGCTCCAGCATCGGCACGGCCGTCATCGGCACCCTCATAGCCGTCCTGGTCACCACACAGCTCCCCGCGGATGCCTGGAGCGGCGACCTGATCGCGACCTTCTTCCACGGCGAGCGCATCACCTACGCCCTGCTCGCCGTCGTGGTCGGCCTGATCGCGGCGGGCGGCGCGCTGGGCCTCACCGACTCCCACTCCGTGGAGGAGCACGCCATGCAGGAGACCGCCATGCAGGAGACCGCCATGCAGGAGACCGCCTGAGCCCCGCGACGTGCCTGCGCGCGCCGATCGGACACGAGGGGTCAGCGCCGGGCGGCACGGCGGCCCGCCACGACGTCGGCGAGCGCCGCGACGAGGGCGGCGCCGACGAAGGCGATGGAGACGAGGAGACCGTGGTCGAAGGCGGCGGCCCAGCCGTCCCCGAGGACGTGGTCGAAGAAGACCGATCCGACGGCGGCGATACCGATCGCCGAGCCGACGCGCTGACCGGTCTGGAGGGTGCCGCCCGCGCTGCCCGCGCGCTGCACCGGCACTTCGGAGAGCGTGAGGGTCTGGTTCGGGGAGATCACCAGCCCGCTGCCGAGCCCCGCCAGGAGCAGCGGGGCCAGCAGGGCCCAGCCCGCGCCGCGGCCGGGTACCAGGTGCACCGCGAGCGCCGCCCCGGCGAGCCCGACCGTGACCATGACGAGGCCGACGACCACGAGCGGCCGGCCGAAGCGGTTCACGAGCCGGCCGCCGATCCCGGCCGCGAAGCCCGAGCCCAGGGCGAAGGGGGTGATGGCGAGCCCGGCCTGGAGCGGGGTGTAGTGCAGTCCGTTCTGCAGGTAGAGGGTGCTGACGAAGAAGATCGAGGTGAAGCCCGCGAAGTAGAGCAGGATCAGCAGCGAGCCGAGCCAGTAGGAGCGGAGGCGGAAGAGGCTCAGGTCGACGAGCGGCTCGGTGCCCGACCGCGCGCAGCGGCGCTCCCACCCCACGAAGGCCGCGAGCAGCAGGGCGGCGACGGGTACGAGCAGGTACTTCGCGTTCCCCGGCCACTGCTGGGACTGGACGAAGGGCAGCAGCAGGGCGAGGACGCCCGCCCCCAGGAGCACCACGCCGAACGGATCGAGGCTGCGCAGCCGCACCGGCTTGGCGTCGGGCGTGTCGGGCAGCAGTCGCCGGGCGAGGACCAGGCACACGATCCCGATCGGAAGGTTGACGTAGAAGACCCAGCGCCAGCCCTCCTCTGCCCCCGCACCCTGGATGAGCAGCCCGCCGAGGAGGGGACCGACGGCCGTGGAGATGCCGACGACGGTGCCGAACATCCCGAAGGCCCGCCCCCGCTCGGCACCTCGGAACATCTGCTGGATCAGCGCGGAGATCTGCGGGGAGACCAGGCCGCCGGCCGCGCCCTGCAGCAGCCGCGACACGACCAGCCAGGTGCTCGACTGCGCGGCTCCGCAGGAGGCCGAGGCGAGGGTGAAGAGCGCGAGGCCGACCATGAACACGGTCCTGCGTCCGCGCGCGTCGCCGAGGCGTCCCGCCGGGATGAGGACGAGGCCGAAGGCGAGCGCGTACCCGGAGACCACCCACTGGAGGTCCGACTCGGGAGTGTCGAGCCCGGAGCGGATGGAGGGCAGCGCGACGTTCACGATCGATACGTCGAGCAGGGTCATGAAACCCGCCACGAGACAGACGCCGAGCGCCTTCCAGCGATCCGGGCCCGGCTCCTCGTCCTGCCGTCGCGGGGCCTTCGCCGCCTCTTGCCCGGTCACGTGTCCTCCTCGATCTGTCGGATGCGGCGCGATGGACGACGTGCGCCACCGACCGCGCGCCTCCCGGCCTGCGAACACCGGGTACCCGGCGCACGCCTCCCCGATGCCTCCACGGCCCCGGGACCATCCGTTGACGTCGGCGAACAACGCGATTCGCCCACAGCGGAGGGCGCACACCGTGGGCGTCACCGCCCGGCTTCCCACCGGCTTCCCCGGGGGCGCCTTCTCGACTGGGCGCCCACGCGGATCAGCGCTCGCCCCGAGCGTCACCTGAGGGCCTCGGGATCCGAGGCCCTCAGGTGACGGGTGGTGACGGGTCCGGGTCCGCCGACCACGGCTCAGTCGCCGTGCCCCGTTCCGCCGCTGCCGAAGGCGCCGCTGGAGATGCCGCGCCACTTGCGGCTCTCCTCGCTCTGCGGATCACGGTCCGCCTCGCCGGAGTTCGACAGGTTGTACGGCATGAGACGGTGTTCCCCGTCCGTCAGCGGCACCTCGGAGGGCTTGCGGTACTCGGTCACCTCGCCGGGCGGCTGGTCCGTGGCGGGCCGGTGCGGCTGTGTCTCCGGTTCCGGCGGCGGAAGCTCGCGGTTCCTGACGCGGATGCCCAGCGCGAAGGCGCCGATCAGTACCGCGACCAGGACGAGCCCGCCGACCACCTGCGCCAGGCCGGACTGCCAGACCCCGGCCGCGAGGGTGGGTGCCACCTGTGCGTACGCGTACATGGACGCACCTCCTCTCTCAGAACCCCGCGATGCGGAAGGCGAAGAACAGGGCCACCAGGACGGCGCCGGCGCCGATGAGGGCGACCCACACCATGGGGTGGTCCCAGATGCCGCCGTCCGGCCGTTCCGGATGCGCGGACGACGTGGAGCCCTCGGCGGGTGGTGTCTCCTGGGGCGGTACGAGCCGGTCGGCCA contains the following coding sequences:
- a CDS encoding GntR family transcriptional regulator; the protein is MEIDAAASGALLKRERVRDAILELIEARRPGDAIPSERTLCADLGVSRPTLRAAVDELVVAGLLVREHGRGMFVAAEKISQELLPDQHAFTLPQASGVWTSRLLELRTLPAGARVGRKLRVSPAAEIHYVARLRLVDGAPIAIEHIHIPAALAPGLTSDELEQGDLYQHLAGHGVHVSEAVQSIEPTVLTAAEGDVLGVPELSPALLFERLTRDTGNRPVEYVHSLYRGDRYRIVSRLALSPQPAPPAPREGHHPGIPPSDFTIGDPVTFSTSGVVQNTH
- a CDS encoding TetR/AcrR family transcriptional regulator, with product MESVLGEAVALLDEAGAPALTFRALAQRLGGGVASIYWYVANKDELLDLATDHVMGGVLADLEKLPPSEDPIDDLRAMAVTLFEAVVHRPWLGAYFMRNTDVQSNSLRIYDLLGRQTLRLDLTARQRFHAVSAVVGVVVGSAVDMGQEPPQEVLDGAVDRDAFLGRFARTWRELAPEEFPFVHEIVDEFDGHDDVDQFRSALDLTLAGLRLQAGR
- a CDS encoding MFS transporter; its protein translation is MTTATLTTPPRTYPSLRAAWIPLAALCLAFFVEMVDNTLLSIALPTIGRDLGAGTTALQWVTGAYSLTFGGLLLTAGSIADRFGRRRVLLIGLAAFGTLSLGVLLVHSAGGLIALRAGLGIAAAAMAPITNSLVFRLFDDKALRMRAMTVMIVVGMSGFVLGPLLGGTALAHVSWEWLLLVNAPIAVIACAGVRLGVPADRPEDLTEDTLDVPGAVLSVAAIGLACYSLTSGVEQGWLSTITLASVVGALAAAIWFVRHERRTAAPMLDLSLFSRGTVRGAALAQTGTSIAMASVMFGLILHFQYAYGWSPVRAGLANLPIIATMLLATPLSEWLARRFGHRVACLVGAGFLAGSLAGLAWGVEHGYAVIAVCMVLMTIGLRTVMTICAVALVDAMPSNRTSIGTALNDTAQEVGSSIGTAVIGTLIAVLVTTQLPADAWSGDLIATFFHGERITYALLAVVVGLIAAGGALGLTDSHSVEEHAMQETAMQETAMQETA
- a CDS encoding MFS transporter — encoded protein: MTGQEAAKAPRRQDEEPGPDRWKALGVCLVAGFMTLLDVSIVNVALPSIRSGLDTPESDLQWVVSGYALAFGLVLIPAGRLGDARGRRTVFMVGLALFTLASASCGAAQSSTWLVVSRLLQGAAGGLVSPQISALIQQMFRGAERGRAFGMFGTVVGISTAVGPLLGGLLIQGAGAEEGWRWVFYVNLPIGIVCLVLARRLLPDTPDAKPVRLRSLDPFGVVLLGAGVLALLLPFVQSQQWPGNAKYLLVPVAALLLAAFVGWERRCARSGTEPLVDLSLFRLRSYWLGSLLILLYFAGFTSIFFVSTLYLQNGLHYTPLQAGLAITPFALGSGFAAGIGGRLVNRFGRPLVVVGLVMVTVGLAGAALAVHLVPGRGAGWALLAPLLLAGLGSGLVISPNQTLTLSEVPVQRAGSAGGTLQTGQRVGSAIGIAAVGSVFFDHVLGDGWAAAFDHGLLVSIAFVGAALVAALADVVAGRRAARR
- a CDS encoding DUF6479 family protein, encoding MYAYAQVAPTLAAGVWQSGLAQVVGGLVLVAVLIGAFALGIRVRNRELPPPEPETQPHRPATDQPPGEVTEYRKPSEVPLTDGEHRLMPYNLSNSGEADRDPQSEESRKWRGISSGAFGSGGTGHGD
- a CDS encoding DUF6480 family protein; its protein translation is MADRLVPPQETPPAEGSTSSAHPERPDGGIWDHPMVWVALIGAGAVLVALFFAFRIAGF